A genomic segment from Colletotrichum higginsianum IMI 349063 chromosome 5, whole genome shotgun sequence encodes:
- a CDS encoding Cytochrome P450, giving the protein MTNATDPLALAGVLDAQFSKHWPTATAGVIFVVFALLAQSWLAVDPLADVPVVGKGGRWARRKQYLQGQGNQLYIDGYKQFKDSIFRLTTSKSETLLNPRDSSQTPPADPFPPEKDTICVPPKYLPELKKAPDDVISFAKAIDEWRHAHLGPCRQGLVDPSFALASPRGSPLPLLQMHGANQLSTARLNASISDEVVESMRLELPQSTDWTEVNINAKLLRIIAMVSGRVFIGSELCRDERYIDASINYTVDLMTAVHVIALVPSFLRPIVATWLPTTKKLYRRIAEAESVFRPIVTARREAAAANRDDYREPDDMLQWILNAQTKFGQLSDRDLASAQLGISFAAIHTTTMTTTNAIYWLVAKPELIPMLRDDVQQALLESGGEFTSGALQNMKKLDSFLKEVMRASPLSAGSFTRKVLKSLTLPNGQTIPAGMNIETPAAGVNNDPEIFPDPEVFDALRFYRLREAKEHAASGAKAAEVVMQAQFVSVGTTHLTFGYGKHACPGRFFAVNEIKMIMANILCHYDVKLPDGETGRYENLVFGASSVPDPKKTILIRKL; this is encoded by the exons ATGACGAACGCAACAGACCCACTCGCCTTAGCCGGCGTCCTGGACGCCCAGTTCTCGAAGCACTGgcccacggccacggccggcgTCATCTTTGTCGTTTTCGCCTTGCTGGCACAGAGCTGGCTCGCCGTTGACCCGCTGGCCGACGTCCCCGTCGTGGGCAAGGGAGGAAGATGGGCCCGGAGAAAGCAATACTTGCAAGGCCAAGGAAACCAACTTTACATCGACGGCTACAAGCAG TTCAAGGACAGCATCTTCCGCCTCACGACGTCAAAGAGTGAGACTCTCTTGAACCCCCGTGACTCTTCTCAAACTCCCCCAGCTGACCCGTTCCCCCCAGAGAAGGATACCATTTGCGTTCCTCCTAAATACCTCCCCGAACTGAAGAAAGCACCCGACGATGTCATTAGCTTCGCCAAAGCCATCGATGAG TGGCGACACGCCCATCTTGGTCCATGCCGTCAGGGCCTCGTTGACCCCAGCTTTGCGTTAGCCTCACCGCGCGgttcccctctccccctcctccaaaTGCACGGCGCTAACCAGCTCTCGACAGCCCGCCTGAACGCGAGCAtctcggacgaggtcgtcgagtCGATGCGCCTCGAGCTGCCGCAATCCACCGACTGGACCGAGGTCAACATCAACGCCAAGCTGCTCCGCATCATCGCCATGGTCTCGGGCCGCGTCTTCATCGGCTCGGAGCTCTGCCGGGACGAGAGGTACATCGACGCCTCCATCAACTACACCGTCGACCTCATGACCGCCGTGCAcgtcatcgccctcgtcccgTCGTTCCTGCGCCCCATCGTCGCCACCTGGCTGCCGACGACCAAGAAGCTCTAccgccgcatcgccgaggccgagagcgTCTTCCGCCCCATCGTGACGGCCCGGAgggaggccgccgccgctaaCAGGGACGACTACCGGGAGCCGGACGACATGCTCCAGTGGATCCTCAACGCCCAGACAAAGTTCGGCCAGCTCAGCGACCGTGAcctcgcctcggcccagctcggcatcagcttcgccgccatccacACGACCACCATGACCACGACCAACGCCATTTACTGGCTCGTGGCGAAGCCGGAGCTGATCCCCATGTTGCGCGATGACGTGCAGCAGGCGTTGCTCGAGTCAGGGGGGGAATTCACGAGCGGGGCTCTGCAGAACatgaagaagctcgacagTTTCCTGAAGGAGGTTATGAGAGCCTCCCCGCTTTCTGCCG GCTCCTTCACGCGCAAGGTTCTCAAGTCCCTGACGCTCCCCAACGGCCAGACCATCCCCGCGGGCATGAACATCGagacgcccgccgccggcgtcaacaACGACCCCGAAATCTTCCCGGACCCGGAGGTCTTCGACGCCCTGCGCTTCTACCGGCTccgcgaggccaaggagcaCGCCGCGTCCggcgccaaggccgccgaggtcgtcatGCAGGCCCAGTTCGTCAGTGTCGGCACCACGCACCTGACGTTCGGCTACGGCAAGCACGCCTGCCCCGGCcgcttcttcgccgtcaaCGAGATCAAGATGATCATGGCCAACATCCTGTGCCACTACGACGTGAAGCTGCCGGACGGCGAGACGGGTCGCTACGAGAACCTGGTCTTCGGCGCGAGT TCCGTTCCCGACCCCAAGAAGACAATTCTGATTAGGAAACTGTGA
- a CDS encoding Fungal Zn binuclear cluster domain-containing protein, protein MEKRTRRLGHKKSRNGCQRCKARRVKVRETRESSTALPSLHELTSWGLLAVRRGTPVPEVRRPRGPLQSRRSTRDVSVNVDVDVSINGAAAAAAAAAPCANCANCAPEARCCSAIRPDPPSCGGRSRGSDASPYPGDPARDPRVDPAADPGDLSENWLQSLRLMHHYNTSTCHVLINHRCTEELWKTAVPEMACSHKFLMHGLLALSAMHYASLHPHEQKKWDIISVHHQNLALRSFALRLNDINQDNCEAYFFLATLIFILSIYSVAHGTRLGRAVSLDNVSQCFMLLHGIKGILEFQPIEKWRQRGGPLDTLLRAAEVPPGGSWSSSPFQKRLDAVTVLAREVRASFNEVINPQSVCVLALESLRRTHQICKSADDEPDGVDKSGVAWAWAANLPPLFIEMIDSRHPTALVILAHYAALARLFEQASNWLFYGWSDTVMSLLDEALDDEWRPWIEWPKRSLTERIDVDDMEV, encoded by the exons ATGGAGAAGCGCACCCGGCGTCTTGGCCACAAGAAGTCGAGGAACGGATGCCAGCGCTGCAAAGCGCGCCGCGTCAAGGTACGAGAGACCCGCGAGTCGAGCACCGCTCTGCCCTCTCTCCACGAACTCACGTCTTGGGGGTTGTTGGCAGTGCGACGAGGAACGCCCGTGCCGGAAGTGCGTCGCCCACGGGGCCCACTGCAGTCTCGTCGATCAACCCGCGACGTCTCTgtcaacgtcgacgtcgacgtctccattaacggcgccgccgcagccgccgccgcagccgccccATGCGCCAACTGCGCCAACTGCGCCCCCGAAgcccgctgctgctcggcaaTTCGTCCCGATCCGCCCAGCTGCGGAGGGCGCTCACGAGGCAGCGA CGCCTCGCCGTACCCCGGAGACCCGGCACGGGATCCGCGCGTCGACCCCGCCGCGGATCCCGGGGACCTTTCGGAGAATTGGCTGCAAAGTTTACGCCTGATGCACCATTACAACACCAGCACGTGCCATGTCTTGATCAACCACAGATGCACGGAAGAGCTTTGGAAGACGGCTGTTCCTGAGATGGCTTGCTCGCAC AAATTCCTTATGCACGGCCTGCTGGCCCTCTCGGCCATGCACTACGCGAGCCTCCACCCCCATGAACAGAAGAAATGGGACATCATCTCGGTGCACCACCAAAACCTTGCCCTGCGCTCCTTCGCCCTCCGTCTCAACGACATCAACCAGGACAACTGCGAGGCATACTTCTTCCTGGCCACGCTCATCTTCATTCTCAGCATCTACTCCGTCGCTCACGGCACCCGCCTGGGCAGGGCCGTCTCGCTCGATAACGTCAGCCAGTGCTTCATGCTTCTTCATGGCATCAAGGGCATCCTCGAATTCCAGCCCATCGAGAAATGGAGGCAACGCGGCGGGCCCCTCGACACCCTGCTGCGTGCTGCCGAGGTGCCGCCGGGTGGGagctggtcgtcgtcgccgttccAGAagcgcctcgacgccgtcaccgtcctgGCTCGCGAAGTCCGCGCCTCCTTCAACGAGGTCATCAACCCGCAGTCCGTTTGCGTGCTGGCGCTCGAGTCACTGCGGAGGACGCACCAGATCTGCAAGAGCGCAGACGACGAGCCGGACGGAGTCGACAAGTCGGGCGTCGCTTGGGCGTGGGCCGCCAACCTGCCGCCCCTGTTCATCGAAATGATTGACAGCCGACACCCGACCGCCCTCGTCATCCTGGCGCACTacgccgcgctggcgaggCTGTTTGAGCAGGCGTCGAACTGGCTTTTCTACGGCTGGAGCGACACCGTCATGTCCCTCCTGGACGAAGCCCTGGACGACGAGTGGCGGCCCTGGATTGAGTGGCCGAAGCGGAGCTTGACGGAGAGAatcgatgtcgacgacatGGAGGTCTGA
- a CDS encoding nitrite reductase encodes MAERKRLVVVGLGMVGIAFIEKMLKLDARANEYTITVLGEEPHLAYNRVGLTSFFDHRKVENLYLNPEEWYHSTPQGSLGYHVNTKVTDIDSQSKTVTCSNGEVVPYDILVIATGSDAVLPKHTPGHDAKGVFVYRTIDDLINLIAFAAQRKGTVGAVVGGGLLGLEAAKAMMDLDCFDKVKLIERNRWVLSRQLDNDAGSMVVDQVRDLGLDVLLSKRVGQIEVTPDNHVQGVVFEDGERMDCSTICFAIGVRPRDELARRAGIKCADRGGGIVVADDLSTNIPDIYAIGECASWQSQTFGLIAPGVEMADVLSFNLTQAKLHQPRAFKRPDLSTKLKLLGVDVASFGDFFADRDGPQYLPPKAARKAKKGDEQSTLETLTNGLPPAPVKALTYRDPFQNVYKKYIFTEDGKYLLGGMMIGDTKDYIKLVPIVKNMKELDMPPSQLILGAKKDGDDEGDDLTDDTQICSCHNVTKGDVVNSVKDGTCKTIGEVKSCTKAGTGCGGCMPLVTTIFNKTMLSMGNEVKNYLCAHFNYSRADLYNIVLVKRLQTLEEVMREAGNDPTSLGCEACKPTIGSIFASLWNRHVMDKPMHGLQETNDRFLGNIQRNGTYSVVPRVSAGEITPDKLIAIGNVASKYNLYTKITGGQRIDMFGAKKQDLLDIWRMLVEAGMESGHAYAKSLRTVKSCVGTTWCRYGVGDSVGMAVRLEERYKSIRAPHKIKGGVSGCVRECAEAQNKDFGLIATETGFNIFVAGNGGAKPKHSELLAKDVPPTEVIPIIDRYLMFYIRTADKLQRTARWLENLPGGIKYLQEVVLEDKLGICASLEAQMQELVDSFFDEWAEAIKNPAIAAKFKQFDNTDETVENMEVELDRDQARPVYWAPDSVKEDFKGLRERWSSTSWQPMLQASHFFGADETPNGISATVKRGDTQLAVWRIRGRYYATQQMCPHKRQFVLSDGLIGEDLGADTCDDAKKPDSGCSTNGGDAKRSAPWISCPYHKRNFDLANGDCKNDAEVSIATFPVEERADGMIYLRLPPVEELDAALGTAKWMVRKGESGGSPFEQLDKKIKFKGLRAKKPGVRPMAPLKMQKPAQLLVGGGGGCGSAPDW; translated from the exons ATGGCGGAACGTAAGAGactcgtcgttgtcggcctGGGAATGGTCGGCATCGCCTTCAT TGAGAAGATGCTCAAGCTGGACGCCCGCGCAAATGAGTACACCATCACAGTCCTCGGAGAGGAGCCGCATCTGGCGTATAACCGCGTCGGCTTGACGAGCTTCTTCGACCACCGCAAAGTAGAGAACCTTTACCTCAACCCGGAAGAATGG TACCACAGCACACCCCAAGGCTCATTGGGCTACCACGTCAACACCAAAGTCACAGATATCGACTCCCAGTCAAAGACAGTAACATGTTCAAACGGCGAGGTCGTGCCGTAtgacatcctcgtcatcgccaccgGCTCAGACGCCGTCCTCCCCAAACACACCCCGGGCCACGACGCAAAGGGCGTCTTCGTCTACCGCACAATTGATGACCTCATCAACCTgatcgccttcgccgcccaacggaagggcaccgtcggagccgtcgtcggcggcggtctgctcggcctcgaggccgccaaggccatgATGGACCTCGACTGCTtcgacaaggtcaagctGATCGAGCGGAACCGCTGGGTGCTGAGCCGCCAGCTCGACAACGACGCCGGCTCCATGGTCGTCGACCAGGTCCgggacctcggcctcgatgtGCTCCTCAGCAAGCGGGTGGGCCAGATCGAGGTGACGCCGGATAACCACGTCCagggcgtcgtcttcgaggacggcgagcgcaTGGACTGCTCGACCATCTGCTTTGCCATCGGCGTGCGCCCGCGAGACGAGCTCGCCCGGAGGGCCGGCATCAAGTGCGCcgaccgcggcggcggcatcgtcgtcgccgacgatcTGAGCACCAACATCCCAGACATTTACGCCATCGGCGAGTGCGCCAGCTGGCAGAGTCAGACTTTCGGTCTCATCGCCCCCGGCGTCGAGATGGCCGACGTCCTCTCCTTCAACCTCACACAGGCCAAGCTGCACCAGCCGCGGGCCTTCAAGAGGCCCGACCTGAGCACCAAGCTGAAGCtgctgggcgtcgacgtcgccagcTTCGGCGACTTCTTCGCCGACCGCGACGGCCCCCAGTACCTGCCCCCCAAGGCGGCCCGCAAAGcgaagaagggcgacgagcAGAGCACCCTCGAGACGTTGACAAACGGCCTGCCGCCGGCCCCCGTCAAGGCGCTGACGTACCGCGACCCCTTCCAGAACGTCTACAAGAAGTACATCTTCaccgaggacggcaagtACCTGCTGGGCGGCATGATGATCGGCGACACCAAGGACTACATCAAGCTCGTGCCCATCGTCAAAAACATGAAGGAGCTGGACATGCCCCCGAGCCAGctcatcctcggcgccaagaaggacggcgacgacgaaggggATGACCTGACGGACGACACGCAGATCTGCTCGTGCCACAACGTGACCAagggcgacgtcgtcaaCTCGGTCAAGGACGGCACCTGCAAGACCATCGGCGAGGTCAAGTCGTGCACCAAGGCCGGCAccggctgcggcggctgcATGCCGCTGGTGACGACCATCTTCAACAAGACCATGCTGTCCATGGGCAACGAGGTCAAGAACTACCTGTGCGCGCACTTCAACTACTCGCGCGCCGACCTGTAcaacatcgtcctcgtcaagaGGCTGCAGACGCTCGAGGAGGTGAtgcgcgaggccggcaaCGACCCGACCTCGCTCGGCTGCGAGGCCTGCAAGCCCACCATCGGCAGCATCTTCGCGTCGCTGTGGAACCGGCACGTCATGGACAAGCCCATGCACGGCCTGCAGGAAACCAACGACCGGTTCCTCGGCAACATCCAGCGCAACGGCACCTACAGCGTCGTGCCGCGGGTGTCGGCGGGCGAGATCACGCCAGATAAgctcatcgccatcggcaacGTCGCGTCCAAGTACAACCTGTACACCAAGATCACGGGCGGGCAGCGCATCGACATGTTCGGCGCCAAGAAGCAGGACCTGCTGGACATCTGGCGCATGctggtcgaggccggcatggAGTCGGGCCACGCCTACGCCAAGTCGCTGCGGACGGTCAAGAGCTGTGTCGGCACGACGTGGTGCCGctacggcgtcggcgacagcGTCGGCATGGCGGTACGGCTCGAGGAGCGGTACAAGAGCATCCGCGCGCCGCACAAGATCAAGGGCGGCGTCAGCGGCTGTGTCCGCGAAtgcgccgaggcccagaaTAAGGA CTTCGGCCTCATCGCCACCGAAACGGGCTTCAACATCTTCGTGGCCGGCAACGGTGGTGCCAAGCCCAAGCACTCGGAGCTGCTGGCCAAGGACGTGCCGCCGACCGAGGTGATCCCCATTATCGACCGGTACCTGATGTTCTACATCCGCACGGCCGACAAGCTGCAGCGCACGGCGCGTTGGCTTGAGAACCTGCCGGGCGGCATCAAGTACCTCCAGGAGGTGGTGCTCGAGGACAAGCTGGGCATCTGCGCGTCGCTCGAGGCGCAAATGCAGGAGCTCGTTGACAGCTTCTTCGACGAGTGGGCCGAGGCGATCAAGAACCCGGCGATCGCGGCCAAGTTCAAGCAGTTTGACAACACGGACGAGACGGTGGAGAACATGGAGGTCGAGCTGGACCGCGATCAGGCGCGGCCGGTGTACTGGGCACCCGACTCGGTCAAGGAGGACTTCAAGGGCCTCCGGGAGCGGTGGAGCAGCACGTCGTGGCAGCCGATGCTGCAGGCGAGCCACttcttcggcgccgacgagacgCCCAACGGCATCTCGGCGACGGTCAAGCGCGGCGACACGCAGCTGGCGGTGTGGCGCATCCGCGGGCGGTACTACGCGACGCAGCAGATGTGCCCGCACAAGCGGCAGTTCGTGCTGTCGGACGGCCTCATcggcgaggacctcggcgcgGACACGTGcgacgacgccaagaagCCCGACTCCGGGTGCTCGaccaacggcggcgacgcgaAGCGGTCGGCGCCGTGGATCTCGTGCCCGTACCACAAGCGCAACTTCGACCTGGCCAACGGCGACTGCAAGAACGACGCCGAGGTGAGCATCGCGACGTTCCCCGTGGAGGAGCGGGCGGACGGCATGATCTACCTGCGGCTCCCGCCCGtggaggagctcgacgcGGCGCTGGGGACGGCCAAGTGGATGGTGCGCAAGGGCGAGTCGGGCGGGTCGCCGTTCGAGCAGCTGGACAAGAAGATCAAGTTCAAGGGCCTGCGGGCCAAGAAGCCCGGCGTgaggccgatggcgccgctCAAGATGCAGAAGCCGGCGCAGCTGctggtcggcggcggtgggggATGCGGGAGCGCGCCGGACTGGTAA
- a CDS encoding 3-demethylubiquinone-9 3-O-methyltransferase, with protein sequence MSSSRPATAALLRALRRTTTLTAPLATRHASRAAAATPLLRPAAAAAACHSTFSSVSPDEVEHFNALAADWWDPHGSSRLLHLMNPLRHAFIRDCLASQPDAPSTPARFLDVGCGGGIFAESAARLPDTAAVTAIDPTPGVLAIAKGHARRDPALRGKLEYRAATIETLPVPAAAADQYDVVSVFEVVEHVSSPAEFLARCAPFVRPGGWLVGSTIARTWVSWLTTNLIAEDLLGIVPKGTHDWRKYIDADELRAMFAGAGWETPRVVGVVYVPGLGWREVRGSEKVGNYFFGVRRARNDVD encoded by the coding sequence ATGTCATCTTCTCGCCCGGCGACAGCCGCTTTGCTGCGCGCGCTGCGGCGGACAACCACATTAACAGCTCCACTCGCCACCCGACATGCGTCCCGCGCGGCTGCTGCGACACCGCTCCTCCGacccgccgcggccgctgcGGCGTGCCActcgaccttctcctccgtctcgcccgacgaggtcgagcacttcaacgccctcgccgccgactgGTGGGACCCCCACGGCTCCTCGCGCCTGCTGCACCTCATGAACCCGCTGCGCCACGCCTTCATCCGCGACTGCCTTGCCAGCCAGCCCGacgcgccctcgacgcccgcgcgcttcctcgacgtcggctgcggcggcggcatcttcgccgagagcgccgcccgcctgccCGACAcagccgccgtcaccgccatcGACCCGACccccggcgtcctcgccatcgcaAAGGGCCACGCGCGCCGGGACCCGGCACTGCGGGGGAAGCTGGAGTACAGGGCCGCGACGATCGAGAcgctgccggtgccggcggcggcggcggaccagTACGACGTCGTCTCCGTGTTCGAGGTAGTCGAGCAcgtgtcgtcgccggccgagTTCCTTGCGCGGTGCGCGCCCTTTGTGCGCCCCGGCGGGTGGCTCGTCGGCAGCACCATCGCGCGCACCTGGGTGAGCTGGCTCACGACGAacctcatcgccgaggacctgCTGGGCATCGTGCCCAAGGGGACGCACGACTGGCGCAAGTacatcgacgccgacgagctccgGGCCATGTTCGCGGGCGCCGGGTGGGAGACGCcgcgcgtcgtcggcgtcgtttACGTGCCGGGGCTGGGGTGGAGGGAGGTCCGGGGCAGCGAGAAGGTCGGCAACTACTTTTTCGGCGTGAGGCGGGCCCGTAACGACGTCGACTGA
- a CDS encoding 3,4-dihydroxy-2-butanone 4-phosphate synthase → MPSSTIDQSKFDSIPDAIEAFRKGEFLVVLDDPSRENEADLIIAADALTTGQMAFMIRHSSGYVCAPLAPELLDRLRLPPMVSSNEDPRGTAYAVSVDAADPLVTTGISAHDRALTCRVLADPASRPDHFRRPGHVLPLRARPGGVRERPGHTEAAVDFCRLAGKPEAAAICELVDDGNPVEGAAVHDDAGMMRGEQCVDFARRFGLKVCTIADLVAYLEKTEGKLAVNGSS, encoded by the exons ATGCCTTCCTCCACAATAGACCAGTCCAAGTTCGACTCCATCCCGGACGCCATTGAGGCATTCC gcAAAGGCGagttcctcgtcgtcctcgacgaccccTCGCGCGAGAACGAAGCcgacctcatcatcgccgccgacgccctgaCGACGGGCCAGATGGCCTTCATGATCCGCCACTCCTCTGGCTACGTCTGCGCGCCCCTCGCCCCCGAActcctcgaccgcctccgcctGCCCCCCATGGTCTCCTCCAACGAGGACCCCCGCGGCACCGCCTacgccgtctccgtcgacgCCGCAGACCCCCTCGTCACCACCGGCATCTCCGCCCACGACCGCGCCCTCACCTgccgcgtcctcgccgacccgGCCTCCCGCCCCGACCACTTCCGCAGGCCTGGCCACGTCCTGCCCCTCCGCGCCcgccccggcggcgtccgCGAACGGCCCGGACACACCGAGGCAGCCGTCGACTTCTGCAGGCTCGCCGGCAagcccgaggccgccgccatctgcgagctcgtcgacgacggcaaccccgtcgagggcgccgccgtccacgacgacgccggcatGATGCGCGGCGAGCAGTGCGTCGACTTCGCGAGGCGCTTCGGCCTCAAGGTCTGcaccatcgccgacctcgtcgcctaCCTCGAGAAGACGGAGGGCAAGCTGGCCGTCAACGGCTCGTCGTGA